The following are from one region of the Edwardsiella tarda ATCC 15947 = NBRC 105688 genome:
- the glpE gene encoding thiosulfate sulfurtransferase GlpE yields MEQFGVISVAQVQQMLAQGQAMLLDIRDAQSYAAGHVPGAFHLTDASLAQLMRQHDGVMPLMVMCYHGNSSRGAAQYLLHQGFDEVYSVDGGFEAWLRAYPGEVARSGD; encoded by the coding sequence ATGGAGCAGTTTGGTGTGATCTCCGTGGCGCAGGTACAACAGATGTTGGCGCAGGGGCAGGCGATGTTGCTGGATATCCGCGATGCACAGAGCTATGCCGCCGGGCATGTGCCCGGGGCGTTTCATCTCACCGATGCCTCGTTGGCACAACTGATGCGGCAGCACGATGGCGTCATGCCGCTGATGGTGATGTGCTATCACGGTAATAGTAGCCGGGGCGCGGCGCAATATTTGCTGCACCAAGGCTTTGATGAAGTTTACAGTGTCGACGGCGGCTTTGAGGCCTGGCTGCGGGCCTATCCCGGAGAGGTGGCGCGTAGCGGCGACTGA
- the ugpB gene encoding sn-glycerol-3-phosphate ABC transporter substrate-binding protein UgpB, whose protein sequence is MVNKVTQTLASLAITLTLSAPGWAAIEIPFWHSMDAELGKEVTSLATRFNQSQSDYKVMPVYKGDYEQSMAAGIAAFRSGKAPAILQVYEVGTATMMQARQAIKPVYQVFQEAGIAFDQTQFVPTVAGYYADGANGRLLSQPFNSSTPVLYYNKDAFKKAGLDPQKPPQTWQQLAEYAAALRQSGMSCSYASGWQGWVQLENFSAWNGLPFASENNGFGGPSARLTFNQPQQVAHIQRLADMMQRGEFSYFGRKDEPTAKFYNGDCAMITASSGSLANIREYAKFDYGVAFMPYDERIAGAPQNAIIGGASLWVMNGKSPQVYRGVAEFLNFLASPENAAEWHQKTGYLPVTSAAYTLTGQQGFYQANVGADTATRQMLHKDPLPFTKGVRLGNMPQIRTVVDEELEGVWTGKQNAQQALDNAVMRGNQLLARFEKNSQ, encoded by the coding sequence ATGGTTAACAAGGTAACACAGACGCTGGCCTCGCTGGCCATCACCCTGACGTTGAGCGCCCCAGGATGGGCGGCGATCGAAATCCCCTTCTGGCACTCGATGGATGCCGAGTTGGGTAAAGAGGTGACTAGCCTGGCGACGCGCTTCAATCAGTCGCAGAGCGACTATAAGGTGATGCCGGTCTACAAGGGAGACTATGAGCAGAGCATGGCGGCCGGTATTGCGGCCTTCCGTAGCGGCAAGGCGCCCGCCATTCTGCAGGTCTATGAAGTCGGTACCGCCACCATGATGCAAGCGCGTCAGGCGATCAAGCCGGTGTATCAGGTATTCCAAGAGGCGGGGATCGCCTTTGATCAGACGCAGTTCGTGCCGACGGTCGCCGGCTACTATGCCGATGGCGCGAATGGCCGCTTGTTGTCGCAACCCTTTAACAGCTCGACGCCGGTGCTGTACTACAACAAGGATGCCTTCAAAAAGGCGGGACTCGATCCGCAGAAGCCGCCGCAGACCTGGCAACAGCTGGCCGAGTATGCCGCGGCGTTACGTCAAAGTGGCATGTCATGCAGTTACGCCAGTGGTTGGCAGGGGTGGGTGCAGTTGGAAAACTTTAGCGCCTGGAATGGCTTGCCCTTTGCCAGCGAAAATAATGGCTTCGGCGGTCCATCGGCTCGCTTGACCTTTAACCAACCGCAGCAGGTGGCGCATATTCAGCGCCTAGCGGACATGATGCAGCGCGGCGAGTTCAGTTATTTCGGGCGTAAGGATGAGCCGACCGCGAAGTTCTATAACGGCGATTGCGCGATGATCACCGCCTCCTCAGGTTCGCTCGCCAATATCCGTGAGTATGCCAAGTTTGATTATGGCGTCGCCTTTATGCCGTACGATGAGCGCATTGCTGGCGCACCGCAGAATGCGATCATCGGTGGCGCCAGCCTATGGGTCATGAATGGTAAGTCACCGCAGGTCTATCGCGGCGTCGCCGAGTTCCTCAACTTCTTGGCCAGCCCTGAGAATGCGGCCGAATGGCATCAGAAGACCGGTTATCTGCCGGTGACCAGTGCCGCCTATACGCTGACGGGTCAGCAGGGGTTCTACCAAGCTAACGTCGGCGCCGACACAGCGACGCGCCAGATGCTACACAAGGATCCGCTCCCCTTCACCAAGGGGGTCCGTCTGGGCAACATGCCGCAGATCCGTACCGTGGTGGATGAGGAGCTAGAGGGGGTGTGGACCGGTAAGCAGAATGCCCAGCAGGCGCTGGATAACGCGGTGATGCGCGGTAACCAATTGTTGGCACGCTTCGAGAAGAACAGTCAATAA
- a CDS encoding DeoR/GlpR family transcriptional regulator, translating into MKQTQRHEAIIDLVRQRGYVSTEELVEHFDVSPQTIRRDLNDLAEQNKIHRHHGGAALPSSSVNAAYHDRKGMWSEEKARIARRVASMIPDGATLFIDIGTTPEAVAYALLNHHNLRVVTNNLNVASLLMAKEDFRLILAGGEVRTRDGGIVGEATLDFISQFRLDYGILGISGIDMDGSLLEFDYHEVRTKRAIIENSRCVMLVTDHSKFGRNAMVNLGNMEQLDYLFTDQLPPLGLQKVIEQHSVQLEIC; encoded by the coding sequence GTGAAACAAACACAACGCCATGAAGCGATTATCGACCTGGTCCGTCAGCGCGGCTACGTGAGTACCGAGGAGTTGGTCGAACACTTCGACGTGAGTCCGCAGACCATCCGGCGAGACCTGAACGATCTGGCCGAACAGAATAAGATCCATCGTCACCATGGCGGCGCCGCCTTACCGTCTAGCTCGGTCAACGCGGCCTATCATGACCGTAAGGGGATGTGGTCGGAAGAGAAGGCGCGTATCGCTCGCCGGGTGGCCAGCATGATCCCCGATGGGGCCACGCTATTCATCGATATTGGTACCACGCCCGAAGCGGTAGCCTATGCCTTATTGAATCACCACAATCTGCGGGTGGTGACCAATAACCTAAATGTCGCCAGTCTGTTGATGGCGAAGGAGGATTTCCGTCTGATTTTAGCCGGTGGTGAGGTTCGGACCCGTGATGGTGGGATCGTCGGCGAGGCAACGCTCGACTTTATCTCGCAGTTTCGGTTGGATTACGGCATCTTGGGGATCAGCGGCATCGATATGGATGGGTCACTGCTGGAGTTCGACTACCACGAGGTTCGAACGAAGCGAGCGATCATCGAGAACTCACGTTGCGTGATGCTGGTGACGGATCACTCCAAGTTTGGCCGTAATGCGATGGTGAACCTCGGTAATATGGAACAGCTTGATTATCTGTTTACCGATCAACTGCCCCCGCTGGGGCTGCAAAAAGTGATCGAACAGCACAGCGTACAGTTGGAGATCTGCTGA
- the ugpA gene encoding sn-glycerol-3-phosphate ABC transporter permease UgpA, with product MNTPIPVYGRSWLPYALVAPQLAITLVFFLWPAAEALWYSLQQVDPFGLSSHFVGLENFVTLLDDPYYLASVRTTLWFSALVTASGLVISLFFAALVNHVLYGRRLYQTLFILPYAVAPTIAAVLWMFLFSPGMGLITHALASVGYEWNHARYSGQAMFLVVLASVWKQVSYNFLFFLAALQSVPRSLIEAAAIDGAGPLRRFWHIVLPLIAPVSFFLLVVNLVYAFFDTFPVIDAATGGGPGQSTTTLIYKIYREGFAGLDLSSSAAQSVVLMVMVIGLTLIQFRYVERKVRY from the coding sequence ATGAATACCCCAATCCCCGTTTATGGTCGTAGCTGGTTGCCCTATGCGTTAGTCGCTCCCCAGCTGGCGATCACCCTGGTGTTTTTTCTCTGGCCCGCGGCCGAAGCCTTATGGTACTCGTTGCAACAGGTCGATCCTTTCGGCCTCTCCAGCCACTTTGTCGGCCTGGAGAACTTCGTGACACTACTCGATGACCCGTATTACCTGGCATCGGTACGTACCACCCTATGGTTCAGCGCCTTGGTGACCGCTAGCGGCTTGGTGATTTCGTTGTTCTTCGCCGCCCTGGTCAACCATGTGCTGTATGGGCGCCGCCTCTATCAGACGCTGTTTATTCTGCCTTATGCGGTGGCACCGACTATCGCGGCGGTGCTGTGGATGTTCCTGTTTAGCCCGGGCATGGGGTTGATCACCCATGCCTTGGCCAGTGTGGGGTATGAGTGGAACCACGCTCGCTACAGCGGTCAGGCGATGTTTCTGGTGGTGCTGGCCTCCGTTTGGAAGCAGGTAAGCTATAACTTCTTATTTTTTCTAGCCGCATTACAGTCTGTTCCGCGATCGCTGATCGAGGCGGCGGCCATCGACGGCGCCGGGCCATTGCGCCGTTTCTGGCACATTGTCCTGCCGTTGATTGCCCCGGTGAGCTTCTTTCTGCTGGTGGTCAATTTGGTCTACGCCTTCTTCGACACCTTTCCAGTCATCGATGCTGCGACCGGTGGAGGGCCGGGTCAATCGACCACGACACTGATCTACAAGATCTATCGCGAAGGATTCGCCGGCCTGGATCTCTCCAGTTCGGCGGCGCAATCGGTCGTCCTGATGGTGATGGTCATCGGTCTGACGCTGATCCAGTTCCGTTATGTAGAGCGTAAGGTACGTTACTGA
- the glpG gene encoding rhomboid family intramembrane serine protease GlpG: MVRVITLPNPRLAQAFIDYMATQGVRLEAEAGDHGIALWLADDSHLAQVEHELQRFLHEPQHPRYQAASWQSGSTHSGLRYTRFAYLRSFAGQSGPLTIGVTLLCILVYLCQLALGDGAVMTYLAWPADAAQHYQLWRYFTPALLHFSPLHIIFNLMWWWYLGGQVEKRLGASKLAQIMLVSALMSGWAQSLFSGIYFGGLSGVVYALMGYVWWCGERAPQFGVSMPRGLMVFSLLWLLAGYFNWFGLSIANAAHIGGLVIGLLMAFWDMRHFRRQ; this comes from the coding sequence ATGGTTCGTGTGATCACATTGCCTAACCCACGCTTGGCACAGGCATTTATTGACTATATGGCGACACAGGGCGTGCGTCTGGAGGCGGAGGCTGGAGACCATGGGATCGCCTTGTGGCTGGCGGATGATAGCCATTTGGCGCAGGTCGAGCATGAACTGCAACGTTTCCTGCATGAACCGCAGCACCCACGTTATCAGGCCGCAAGCTGGCAGAGCGGCTCGACCCATAGCGGGCTGCGTTACACGCGCTTCGCGTATCTGCGCAGCTTTGCTGGCCAGAGTGGGCCATTAACTATCGGTGTGACGCTGCTATGTATCTTGGTGTATCTGTGTCAGCTGGCGTTGGGCGATGGTGCGGTGATGACCTATCTGGCCTGGCCGGCGGATGCGGCGCAGCATTATCAACTATGGCGTTACTTTACCCCGGCATTGCTGCATTTTTCCCCGTTACATATCATCTTTAACCTGATGTGGTGGTGGTATCTGGGCGGGCAGGTCGAGAAGCGCTTAGGGGCGAGTAAACTGGCGCAGATCATGTTGGTCTCCGCGTTGATGAGCGGCTGGGCGCAGTCACTATTCAGTGGGATCTACTTTGGCGGTCTATCCGGGGTGGTGTATGCCCTGATGGGCTATGTCTGGTGGTGTGGTGAGCGGGCCCCTCAGTTTGGCGTGTCGATGCCGCGCGGCCTGATGGTCTTCTCGCTGCTGTGGCTGCTGGCTGGCTACTTCAACTGGTTTGGTCTCTCTATCGCGAATGCCGCCCATATCGGGGGGTTGGTCATCGGCTTGTTGATGGCCTTCTGGGATATGCGCCATTTTCGCCGACAGTGA
- the ugpQ gene encoding glycerophosphodiester phosphodiesterase produces the protein MMNPWPYPAIVAHRGGGKLAPENTLAAIDMGARYGHTMIEFDAKLSADGQVFLLHDDTLERTTNGWGVAGELPWARLAGVDAGVGFGHRFAGEPLPLLSQVAARCRQYGMLANIEIKPTRGCERETGREVALAAAALWRDAAVPPLLSSFSPIALAEAQHVTPQLPRGLLLEAWDDDWLALTRDLGCVALHIDHHALNAERVAAIRQAGLHILVYTVNQPQRARELLDWGVDSLCTDRIDLIGPDFAQR, from the coding sequence ATGATGAATCCTTGGCCGTATCCCGCCATCGTCGCCCATCGCGGCGGCGGTAAGTTGGCGCCGGAAAATACTTTGGCGGCGATCGACATGGGGGCCCGCTATGGCCACACCATGATCGAGTTCGATGCCAAATTGAGTGCCGATGGGCAAGTCTTTCTATTGCACGACGATACCCTGGAGCGCACCACCAACGGTTGGGGTGTCGCGGGTGAGCTGCCTTGGGCGCGTCTGGCTGGGGTGGATGCCGGCGTCGGTTTTGGCCATCGCTTCGCCGGCGAGCCGCTACCGCTACTGAGCCAGGTGGCGGCGCGTTGTCGTCAGTATGGCATGCTAGCGAACATTGAGATCAAACCTACGCGCGGTTGTGAGAGGGAGACCGGGCGAGAGGTGGCGCTGGCCGCCGCCGCGTTGTGGCGCGATGCCGCGGTGCCACCGCTGCTCTCCTCCTTCTCGCCTATCGCGCTGGCCGAGGCGCAGCACGTCACCCCACAGCTACCGCGCGGCTTGTTGCTGGAGGCGTGGGATGACGATTGGCTGGCGTTGACGCGAGACCTCGGTTGCGTGGCTCTCCATATCGATCATCATGCCCTAAACGCCGAGCGGGTGGCGGCGATCCGGCAGGCCGGGCTGCATATCCTGGTGTATACGGTGAATCAGCCGCAACGGGCACGCGAGCTGTTGGATTGGGGCGTCGATAGCCTCTGCACCGATCGTATCGACCTGATCGGGCCGGACTTCGCTCAGCGCTAA
- a CDS encoding sn-glycerol-3-phosphate import ATP-binding protein UgpC yields MARLTLQNVSKSYDGRQAIIKGIDLDVQDGEFIVMVGPSGCGKSTLLRMVAGLEQTSGGDIYIGDERVTHKEPKDRGVAMVFQNYALYPHMTVAENMGYGLKIRGLGKQQIRQRVEEVAQILELEALLQRRPGELSGGQRQRVAMGRAIVREPAVFLFDEPLSNLDAKLRVQMRLELQQLHRRLKTTSLYVTHDQVEAMTLAQRVIVLNQGVAEQIGTPTEIYHRPASRFVAGFMGAPAMNLFDGQLAPDGQTFQLTPTQQIHLQRPLPELAGQALTLGIRPEHLCRVDDEQPGNALTVETLELLGADNLAHGRWGTQSVTVRLPYQSLPAVGSVLRLGLPQANLHFFDPRSGRRITSPDQEPS; encoded by the coding sequence ATGGCGCGTTTAACACTACAGAATGTGAGTAAAAGCTATGATGGCCGGCAGGCGATCATCAAGGGAATCGATCTGGATGTGCAGGATGGCGAGTTTATCGTCATGGTTGGCCCGTCCGGTTGCGGTAAGTCGACGCTGTTGCGCATGGTGGCGGGCTTGGAGCAGACCAGCGGCGGCGATATTTACATCGGCGATGAGCGGGTAACGCACAAAGAGCCGAAGGATCGCGGCGTGGCGATGGTGTTCCAGAACTATGCGTTGTATCCCCACATGACGGTGGCGGAGAACATGGGTTATGGCTTGAAGATCCGTGGGCTGGGTAAGCAACAGATCCGTCAGCGAGTGGAGGAGGTCGCCCAGATCCTCGAGCTGGAGGCGTTGTTACAACGTCGACCCGGTGAGTTGTCGGGTGGACAGCGCCAGCGCGTGGCGATGGGGCGCGCGATTGTCCGCGAACCGGCGGTATTCTTATTCGACGAGCCACTCTCGAATCTGGACGCTAAGCTGCGGGTACAGATGCGCCTGGAACTGCAACAGTTACATCGCCGGCTAAAGACCACCAGCCTGTATGTGACACATGATCAGGTGGAGGCGATGACGCTGGCACAACGGGTCATCGTGCTCAATCAGGGTGTCGCCGAGCAGATCGGCACACCGACCGAGATCTATCACCGTCCGGCTAGCCGCTTTGTCGCTGGCTTCATGGGGGCGCCGGCGATGAACCTGTTCGATGGGCAGTTAGCGCCCGATGGGCAGACCTTCCAGTTGACGCCGACGCAGCAGATTCACTTGCAGCGTCCGCTACCCGAGCTGGCGGGGCAGGCGTTGACTCTCGGGATCCGTCCAGAGCATCTGTGCCGTGTCGACGATGAACAACCGGGTAATGCCTTAACGGTCGAGACGCTGGAGTTGTTGGGGGCCGATAACTTGGCGCATGGGCGTTGGGGAACGCAGAGCGTGACGGTACGTTTACCCTATCAGTCCTTACCGGCCGTCGGCAGCGTATTGCGGCTGGGACTGCCACAGGCTAACCTGCATTTCTTTGATCCGCGCAGCGGGCGGCGCATCACCTCGCCCGATCAGGAGCCATCATGA
- the panM gene encoding aspartate 1-decarboxylase autocleavage activator PanM: MKLTIERLETLSADDLRDLQKIWPQQTPACWQQWLDNGGALFAARFNERLLAAVKVTLDNGIATLRDLMVREVTRRRGVGLYLIEDTLRQLPAIHAWQLPLSDIPATQQATMDHFMVACGFSRRAQGWSR, from the coding sequence ATGAAACTGACTATTGAACGTCTGGAAACGCTCAGCGCCGATGATCTGCGCGATCTACAAAAAATCTGGCCGCAGCAGACACCGGCATGCTGGCAACAGTGGCTGGATAATGGCGGCGCCCTATTCGCTGCCCGCTTTAATGAACGCCTATTGGCGGCCGTCAAGGTGACGCTGGACAACGGCATCGCCACCCTGCGCGATCTGATGGTTCGCGAGGTCACACGCCGTCGCGGCGTCGGGCTCTATCTGATCGAAGACACCCTGCGGCAACTGCCCGCGATCCACGCTTGGCAATTGCCGCTCAGCGACATCCCTGCCACCCAGCAGGCGACGATGGATCACTTTATGGTCGCCTGCGGCTTTAGCCGACGCGCACAGGGCTGGAGCCGTTAG
- a CDS encoding GntP family permease, giving the protein MTTVSATGALVALVVAIILILRKVPPAYGMIAGALAGGLVGGADLVQTIALMIGGAQGITSAVLRILGAGILAGVLIESGAASTIAETIVRRVGEGRALLALAVATLMLTAVGVFVDVAVITVSPIALAIAHRADISKMAILLAMVGGGKAGNVMSPNPNTIAAAEAFNVPLTSLMMAGIVPGLFGLVLAYLLARRLRARGSKVQAHELVVAEHGSQPSFMAALSAPLVAIVLLALRPVAGIAIDPLVALPLGGLVGLVAMGQWRNTNRYMVSGLSRMAPVAIMLLGTGTLAGIIANSGLKEVLISGLGASRLPSYLLAPVSGALMSMATASTTAGTAVASAVFSSTLLEMGITALAGAAMVHAGATVFDHMPHGSFFHATGGSVNMQVHERLKLIPYETAVGLMIALISTLMFGVFHLAG; this is encoded by the coding sequence ATGACAACAGTTTCCGCCACGGGCGCGCTAGTCGCGCTTGTCGTTGCCATCATATTGATTTTACGTAAAGTTCCCCCCGCATACGGCATGATAGCCGGCGCATTGGCCGGTGGCTTGGTCGGCGGGGCCGACTTAGTACAGACCATTGCGCTGATGATCGGCGGCGCGCAGGGGATCACCAGCGCGGTCCTGCGCATCCTCGGTGCCGGTATTCTGGCTGGGGTCCTGATTGAATCGGGCGCCGCCAGTACCATCGCAGAGACTATCGTGCGCCGCGTCGGAGAGGGCCGTGCCCTGCTGGCATTGGCGGTGGCGACGCTGATGCTGACCGCCGTCGGCGTGTTCGTCGACGTGGCGGTGATCACCGTTTCCCCGATCGCCTTGGCGATCGCCCATCGCGCGGATATCTCCAAGATGGCGATCCTGCTGGCGATGGTCGGTGGGGGTAAGGCGGGCAACGTGATGTCGCCTAACCCGAATACCATCGCGGCGGCGGAGGCCTTCAATGTGCCGCTGACCTCGCTGATGATGGCCGGTATCGTGCCCGGGCTGTTTGGTCTCGTGCTGGCCTACCTGTTGGCGCGCCGCCTACGCGCGCGTGGCAGTAAGGTACAGGCGCATGAGTTGGTGGTCGCCGAGCACGGCAGCCAGCCCTCCTTCATGGCGGCGCTGAGCGCCCCCTTAGTGGCTATCGTATTGCTGGCGCTACGTCCGGTGGCGGGTATCGCCATCGATCCGCTGGTGGCGTTGCCGTTGGGCGGTTTGGTCGGCTTGGTGGCGATGGGGCAGTGGCGCAACACCAACCGCTATATGGTTTCCGGCCTGTCACGCATGGCACCGGTGGCAATCATGCTGCTGGGAACCGGCACTCTGGCTGGCATCATCGCCAACTCGGGGTTAAAGGAGGTATTGATCTCGGGGCTTGGCGCCTCTAGGCTGCCCTCTTACCTGTTGGCACCGGTTTCGGGTGCATTGATGTCGATGGCGACGGCCTCCACCACCGCCGGTACCGCCGTGGCATCTGCAGTGTTCAGTTCGACCCTGTTAGAGATGGGCATTACCGCCTTGGCGGGGGCGGCGATGGTTCATGCCGGCGCCACCGTGTTCGACCATATGCCGCATGGTAGTTTCTTCCATGCGACGGGCGGCAGCGTCAATATGCAGGTGCATGAGCGCCTGAAGCTAATCCCTTATGAGACGGCGGTCGGCCTGATGATCGCATTGATTTCTACCCTGATGTTCGGTGTCTTCCACCTGGCAGGTTAA
- a CDS encoding glycerate kinase has translation MKIVIAPDSFKESLSAMQVAQAIEQGFREVYPDADYQLLPMADGGEGTVDAMVAATGGQRIAQTVTGPLGQPVEAFFGWLGDNETAVIEMAAASGLHLVPAERRDPTQTTSYGTGELILAALDRGARRLILGIGGSATNDGGAGMMQALGAGLYDAAGQPLSYGGGALSALAHIDLAGLDARLAQTDILVACDVDNPLCGPQGASAVFGPQKGATPAMVAQLDAALHHYGTLLEQVGGRAVLNVPGSGAAGGMGAALCGLLQARLRPGIEIVTEALDLAQAVQGASLVITGEGRIDSQTIHGKTPIGVARVAKAAGVPTIALAGGMTPDYGVVHPHGLDAVFSVLCRISTLQEALAQAHDNLRVTARNVAAVWRAARA, from the coding sequence ATGAAGATCGTGATCGCCCCCGATTCGTTTAAAGAGAGTCTGAGCGCCATGCAGGTGGCCCAGGCGATTGAACAGGGTTTTCGTGAGGTGTACCCCGATGCCGACTATCAGTTACTGCCGATGGCCGATGGCGGGGAAGGGACGGTCGATGCCATGGTGGCGGCGACCGGAGGTCAACGTATCGCCCAAACCGTTACCGGGCCGTTGGGGCAACCGGTCGAGGCCTTCTTTGGCTGGTTAGGCGATAACGAGACGGCGGTGATTGAGATGGCGGCGGCCTCCGGCCTGCATCTGGTGCCGGCCGAGCGACGCGATCCGACGCAGACCACCAGCTACGGGACCGGCGAGCTGATCCTGGCGGCGCTCGATCGTGGCGCGCGCCGTCTGATCCTGGGGATCGGCGGCAGCGCCACCAACGATGGCGGGGCTGGGATGATGCAGGCCCTGGGGGCTGGGCTGTATGACGCCGCGGGGCAGCCATTGTCTTACGGTGGCGGTGCCTTGTCCGCATTGGCGCACATCGATCTGGCGGGACTGGACGCTCGCCTGGCGCAGACCGATATCCTGGTGGCCTGCGATGTCGACAATCCGCTCTGTGGACCGCAGGGGGCTTCGGCGGTATTCGGCCCCCAGAAGGGGGCGACGCCGGCGATGGTGGCGCAATTGGACGCGGCGTTGCATCACTACGGTACGTTGCTGGAGCAGGTGGGGGGCCGGGCAGTGTTGAATGTCCCGGGGAGTGGCGCGGCGGGGGGCATGGGCGCGGCCCTGTGCGGCCTGTTGCAGGCACGCTTGCGTCCAGGCATTGAGATCGTGACGGAGGCGCTGGATCTGGCGCAGGCGGTGCAGGGTGCCAGCCTGGTGATCACCGGTGAAGGGCGTATCGACAGCCAGACGATCCATGGCAAGACGCCAATCGGCGTGGCGCGGGTGGCCAAGGCGGCGGGTGTGCCAACCATCGCGCTGGCGGGCGGTATGACGCCGGATTATGGCGTCGTCCATCCCCATGGTCTGGATGCGGTTTTCTCGGTGCTATGCCGCATCTCCACCTTGCAGGAGGCGTTGGCGCAGGCGCACGACAACCTGCGCGTGACGGCGCGTAATGTGGCGGCGGTATGGCGCGCGGCGCGCGCCTAA
- the ugpE gene encoding sn-glycerol-3-phosphate ABC transporter permease UgpE codes for MIENRRGLEWFSHVMLIAGALTILFPLYVALVTATLDRAQVFQTPMPLWPGDELWNNLRHVWQQGIGNGGIPFGRQLLNSLVMALVITVGKISVSMLSAFAIVYFRFPLRNLFFWLIFITLMLPVEVRIFPTVEVMAGLQLMDSYTGLTLPLMASATATFLFRQFFMTLPPQLVEAARMDGAGPMRFFRDVLFPLSRTNLAALFVITFIYGWNQYLWPLLIASEPEMATAMVGIKSAIANGEGATEWQRVMAALLLTLIPPLLVVFTMQRWFVRGLVDSDK; via the coding sequence ATGATAGAGAATCGTAGAGGGCTGGAATGGTTCAGTCATGTGATGCTGATCGCCGGCGCCTTAACTATCCTGTTTCCCTTGTATGTGGCCTTGGTGACGGCGACCCTGGATCGGGCTCAGGTGTTTCAGACACCGATGCCGCTGTGGCCTGGCGATGAGCTGTGGAATAACCTCCGCCACGTCTGGCAGCAAGGGATCGGTAATGGTGGCATCCCATTCGGCCGCCAGTTGTTGAACAGCCTGGTGATGGCGTTGGTGATCACGGTCGGCAAGATCAGTGTGTCGATGTTGTCGGCCTTCGCCATCGTTTATTTTCGTTTTCCACTGCGTAACCTGTTTTTTTGGTTGATATTTATTACCCTGATGCTGCCGGTGGAAGTGCGTATCTTTCCGACGGTGGAGGTGATGGCCGGGTTGCAGCTGATGGATAGCTATACCGGGCTTACGCTGCCGTTGATGGCATCGGCCACCGCCACCTTTCTGTTTCGCCAGTTTTTTATGACGTTACCGCCTCAGTTAGTCGAGGCGGCGCGGATGGATGGCGCGGGACCGATGCGTTTTTTCCGCGATGTGTTATTCCCCCTCTCGCGCACCAATCTGGCCGCGTTGTTTGTGATCACCTTTATCTACGGTTGGAACCAGTACCTATGGCCGTTATTGATCGCCAGCGAACCGGAGATGGCGACGGCGATGGTCGGTATTAAGAGCGCTATCGCCAACGGCGAGGGGGCTACCGAGTGGCAGCGGGTGATGGCGGCCCTGCTGTTGACGCTGATCCCACCGTTATTGGTGGTGTTTACCATGCAGCGCTGGTTTGTGCGCGGCTTGGTCGATAGCGATAAGTAA